DNA sequence from the Cohnella herbarum genome:
TTCGATGATCCGAACTCCGATTTCAAATACGGTTGGGCGGAAGGCTACGATTACATCATGGAGAACGGTAAGCCGTCGTTTGATCAAAGCAAAATTCCGGGAGGCTTTATCGAAGCGCAGAAATATTTGCTGACGCCGGACTTCCCGGAAGTGCCGGGCGGTCTCGTCGAGGTGTACAACCGGCTCGCAACCGGCAAAACGCCGGAGACGCCGGCGGAAATCCGTCAGGCGGGCCACGATCCGATCGTCATCGAGGGCGGCAAAGTCATTTACTCCCAGATGAAGGACGCGATCTATAACAAGTTTACGACTATCCCTACGGAGACGATGGTCAAGCAGAACGAAATCCTTCTCAAAATGCAGCGTGAAACGTTCTCAAGCATTATTTACGGCAAAAAGCAGGCGGATGCTTTCGATCAATTCGTCAAGGATTGGAAAGCGAACGGCGGCGACAAGATTACGGAAGAAGTAAACGCTTGGTACAAAGAGAGCAAAAACGCCAAATAGATTCAAAGTCGGCGGCGAAGCAAGTGACGTGCTTTGCCGCCTTCCACGAAACGGAGTGAACGCAGCATGGGCGAACAAGTCGTCAACCATTCTAAGCCTCGGCGAAGCCGTTTAAGCATGAAGCGGGCCTGGCCCTTTTATGCGCTGCTGGCTCCCGCCTTTATCGTGACTTTTATTTTTCAATATTTGCCGATGTTCGGAATCGTTATCGCCTTTCAGGACTTTAAGCCGTGGGAGGGCGTCACCGGCTCGGCGTGGGTCGGATGGGATAATTTCAGCGCAATCTTTACGCTTCCGGACAGCAGGCAAGTTATCGTCAACACGCTGGTCATTTCCTCGATGAAGATCGTTACCGGGATTACGGTACCGTTCGTGTTCGCGCTGCTGCTCAATGAAGTGCGCCATATGCTCTTCAAGCGTACGGTGCAAACCCTCGTTTATTTGCCCTATTTTCTATCTTGGGTTATTTTGGGCGGCATTCTGATCGACGTGCTCTCCGTAAAAGGCGGCATCGTCAACCAATTTCTCGGTTTATTCGGAGTCGATGAGATTTTCTTCCTCGGCGACGGTTTCTGGTTTAGGGTCACCGTTATCGTGACGGATATTTGGAAAGAGTTCGGCTTCTCGGCGATCGTGTACTTGGCCGCTCTGGCCGGTATCAATCCCTCTCTGTACGAAGCGGCTGTCATTGATGGCGCGAACCGGTGGAAACAAACGCTGTACGTGACGATTCCGTCGATTATGCCCGTCGTCGTCGTAGTCGGCACGCTGTCGCTGGGCAACATTTTAAATGCGGGATTTGACCAAATTTTCAATTTGTACAATCCCCTAGTCTACTCGCAGGGCGACGTCATCGATACATTCGTATACCGCAACGGTCTTGTCGGCGGTGCTTTCAGCTTCGGCGCGGCTGTCGGCTTATTCAAATCGGTCATCAGCTTTATTCTGATCGCCGTCACTTACTACCTGGCTTACCGCTTCGGGAAATACCGCATCTTCTAAGAAAGGGGCGTTATCGTGCAGACCCAATCCGTTTCCTACCGCGTTTTTACGGTGTTCAACTATACGTTCGTCGGCTTGCTGGCATTGCTGTGCATTGCCCCGCTGCTGCATATTCTGGCGGTTTCCTTCAGCTCTAAAGCCGCGGCCAGCGCGAATCTTGTTTATTTTTGGCCTGTCGACTTTACGGTCGGTTCCTACGCGAAAACGTTCGGTAACAACAACTTTCTCATCTCCATCTGGATAGCCATTCAGCGTACGGTACTTGGAACCGCGCTTACGATGATATTGATAGCGATGGCGGCGTATGCCCTGTCGAAAGATAATAAGCCTTATCGCGGGAGAACGTTTTTTGCTTGGTATTTCTTGTTTACGATGCTGTTCGGCGGCGGACTGATCCCTTCGTATATTGTCGTGCAGAAACTCGGCCTGTTGAACTCGTTGTTCGCGCTCATTCTTCCCGGGGCGGTTGCGGTGTTCAGTCTCATTCTGCTGATCAATTTCTTCCGTTCCATTCCGAAGGAGCTGGAAGAGGCGGCGCTGATCGACGGAGCGGGTCAATTCCGCACGTTATTTACGATTTATATCCCGTTGTCTATGCCGGCTATCGCGACGCTTTCTTTGTTTTCGATGGTTTACCATTGGAACTCCTGGTTCGACGGCTTGATCTATATGACGGATTATCGAAAATATCCGCTGTCCTCCTTCTTGCAAACGATCGTGGTGGCGAAAGACTTTACGAAAATCAATATGGACGTATCCGAACTGAAAAATATTTCCGAACGCTCTTTGCGCGCATCGCAAATTATTATCGGTGCCGTTCCGATTCTGTTCGTTTATCCCTTCCTGCAAAGGTTCTTTGTCAAAGGGATCATTCTGGGCGGAGTAAAGGAGTAGCTTACGAATGTCCCGTCCATCGATAAAAACGCCATCGGCTCCGAGGAATATGGAGCCGATGGCGTTTTAAGTTTTTCTATAGCGATTAATAAGTGATGATTGCAGTCTTTTTATCGTCAACCTTGGTACATTCGGGAGTTTCCTGCTATAGTATACATGAGCACATCATCGGAGGGATTTCATGCTTAGAAGACGCTTCGGCAACTTGGATTCCGTAGGTGCGGGCAAAGCATCCATGGATCAATTGCACCGTTGGCGTGAGGATCGGTTGCGCAAAATGCGCAACAAGGAATACGGAAAGTGCATTCCTTGCGTGGCGCCTGACCTGCGTTTCCTGCAGCATAACCGTAGCGAACCGTCCATTACATGGATCGGACACTCTACTTTTCTCATACAGATGGCAGGTTTGAATATCGTGACCGATCCCGTCTGGGCTAGGAGAATG
Encoded proteins:
- a CDS encoding ABC transporter permease, giving the protein MKRAWPFYALLAPAFIVTFIFQYLPMFGIVIAFQDFKPWEGVTGSAWVGWDNFSAIFTLPDSRQVIVNTLVISSMKIVTGITVPFVFALLLNEVRHMLFKRTVQTLVYLPYFLSWVILGGILIDVLSVKGGIVNQFLGLFGVDEIFFLGDGFWFRVTVIVTDIWKEFGFSAIVYLAALAGINPSLYEAAVIDGANRWKQTLYVTIPSIMPVVVVVGTLSLGNILNAGFDQIFNLYNPLVYSQGDVIDTFVYRNGLVGGAFSFGAAVGLFKSVISFILIAVTYYLAYRFGKYRIF
- a CDS encoding carbohydrate ABC transporter permease translates to MQTQSVSYRVFTVFNYTFVGLLALLCIAPLLHILAVSFSSKAAASANLVYFWPVDFTVGSYAKTFGNNNFLISIWIAIQRTVLGTALTMILIAMAAYALSKDNKPYRGRTFFAWYFLFTMLFGGGLIPSYIVVQKLGLLNSLFALILPGAVAVFSLILLINFFRSIPKELEEAALIDGAGQFRTLFTIYIPLSMPAIATLSLFSMVYHWNSWFDGLIYMTDYRKYPLSSFLQTIVVAKDFTKINMDVSELKNISERSLRASQIIIGAVPILFVYPFLQRFFVKGIILGGVKE